In Phocoena phocoena chromosome 11, mPhoPho1.1, whole genome shotgun sequence, one DNA window encodes the following:
- the LOC136130998 gene encoding keratin, type II cytoskeletal 6A-like: MTSKSTVRSQSSSRRVFSAGSARVPAVNRSGFSSMSVCRSRGSGGFPGVGGGATFGSRSLYGIGGPKRISLGGGSSGSGFGFCGGAGGGFGLGGGAGGGFGLGGGAGGGLGLGGGAGFGGGYGGSGFSQCPPGGIQEVTINQSLLTPLNLQIDPTIQRVKTEEREQIKTLNNRFASFIDKVRFLEQQNKVLETKWALLQEQGTKTVRQSLEPLFEQYINNLRRQLDCLGSERSRLDSELSGMQDTVEDFKKKYEDEINKRMSAENEFVNLKKDVDVAYMNKVDLQANADALIDEINFLRALYEAELAQVQTHVSDTSVVLSMDNNRTLDLDSIIAEVKAQYEEIARRSREEAESWYKCKYEELQNSACRYGDDLCNTKQEISEIKRMIQRLRSEIDHVKKQCTNLQSAIADAEQRGELALKDAKNKLAELENALQKAKQDMAQLLKDYQELMNVKLALDVEIATYRKLLEGEECRLYGEGVGQVNISVVQSTTSSGYGGAGGAGGVSSGYGMGGGSGYSYGSGQSIGGGFSSGSGRAISGGLSSSGGSSSTVKFTTTSSSGRKSYKS, from the exons ATGACTTCCAAATCCACCGTGAGAAGCCAAAGCAGCAGCCGCCGTGTCTTCAGTGCTGGCTCAGCCAGAGTCCCTGCGGTCAACCGCTCTGGCTTCAGCAGCATGTCCGTGTGCCGCTCCAGGGGCAGTGGAGGCTTCCCTGGAGTAGGTGGAGGAGCTACTTTTGGCAGCCGCAGCCTCTATGGCATCGGGGGCCCCAAGAGGATCTCCCTCGGAGGGGGCAGCT CCGGGAGTGGATTTGGTTTCTGCGGTGGAGCTGGTGGTGGCTTTGGGCTCGGTGGCGGAGCTGGTGGTGGTTTTGGGCTCGGTGGTGGAGCTGGTGGTGGTTTGGGGCTCGGTGGTGGAGCTGGCTTTGGTGGTGGCTATGGGGGCTCTGGCTTCTCTCAATGCCCCCCTGGAGGCATCCAAGAGGTCACCATCAACCAGAGTCTCCTGACTCCCCTCAACCTGCAAATCGACCCCACCATCCAGCGAGTCAAGACTGAGGAGCGGGAGCAGATCAAGACCCTCAACAACAGGTTCGCCTCCTTCATCGACAAG GTCCGATTCCTGGAGCAGCAGAACAAGGTCCTGGAAACCAAGTGGGCCCTGCTGCAGGAGCAGGGCACAAAGACCGTGAGGCAGAGCCTGGAGCCTTTGTTCGAGCAGTACATCAACAATCTCAGGAGACAGCTGGACTGCCTTGGCTCAGAGAGAAGCCGCCTGGACTCAGAGCTCAGCGGGATGCAGGACACGGTAGAGGACTTCAAGAAGAA ATATGAAGATGAAATCAACAAGCGCATGTCAGCAGAGAATGAATTTGTGAATCTAAAGAAG GATGTGGATGTTGCTTACATGAATAAGGTTGATCTACAAGCCAATGCAGATGCTCTCATCGATGAGATCAACTTCCTCAGAGCCCTCTATGAAGCA GAACTGGCTCAGGTGCAAACCCACGTCTCAGATACTTCTGTCGTCCTCTCCATGGACAACAACCGCACCCTGGACCTGGACAGCATCATCGCTGAAGTCAAAGCCCAATATGAAGAGATCGCTCGCAGGAGCCGGGAGGAGGCTGAGTCCTGGTACAAGTGCAAG TACGAGGAGCTGCAGAATTCGGCGTGCAGATATGGGGATGACCTGTGCAACACCAAACAGGAGATCTCTGAGATCAAACGCATGATCCAGAGGCTGAGATCTGAGATCGACCACGTCAAGAAGCAG TGCACCAACCTGCAATCCGCCATCGCCGATGCAGAGCAGCGTGGGGAGTTGGCCCTCAAGGATGCCAAGAACAAGCTGGCCGAGCTGGAGAATGCCCTGCAGAAGGCCAAGCAGGACATGGCGCAGCTACTGAAGGACTACCAGGAGCTCATGAATGTCAAGCTGGCCCTGGACGTGGAGATCGCCACCTACAGGAAGCTGCTGGAGGGCGAGGAGTGCAG GCTGTATGGGGAAGGCGTTGGACAAGTCAACATCT CCGTGGTACAGTCCACCACCTCCAGTGGCTATGGCGGTGCTGGCGGTGCTGGCGGTGTCAGCAGCGGCTACGGCATGGGCGGAGGCAGTGGCTACTCTTACGGCAGTGGTCAGAGCATTGGAGGTGGCTTCAGTTCCGGCAGTGGCAGAGCCATAAGTGGTGGCCTCAGCTCCTCCGGGGGCAGCAGTTCCACCGTCAAAttcaccaccacctcctcctccggCAGGAAGAGCTACAAGTCTTGA